The following nucleotide sequence is from Halococcus saccharolyticus DSM 5350.
AGCGAGACCGCCATGAAGCTCGCCCGAATCCGGGGATCGATCCCGGTCGCGAACATGTGGTGGGCCCAGACGCCGAACGAGAGCACCCCGATTGCCAGCGTCGAGTAGACGACGAACTTGAACCCGAAGAGCTTCCGTCCGCTGAACTTCGGGATCACGAGGCTCAGTATTCCCATCGGCGGTAGTGCGAGAATGTACACCTCGGGGTGGCCGAAGAACCAGAACAGGTGCTGCCAGAGGATCGGGCCCCCGCCCTCTCCGACCGCGAAGAACGTCGTCGCGAAGTTGCGGTCGAGCAGCAGCATGATGAGCGCGCTGCCGAGCAGCGGGAACGCGAACAGGATCAATCCGGACTGGGTCAGGATCGTCCAGCTGAAAATGTCGAGATTCGCCCAGTTGACGTCGGGCCCGCGCTCGGTGAAGATGGTGGCGATGAAGTTGATCGCTCCCATCGTCGCCGAGACCCCGGTGAGGTGGAGGCCGAGTAGCATGAAGTCGACCCCGACGTTCGCCTGCGTCCCGGCCCCGACGCCGGCCGACAGCGGGGTGTACATCGTCCACGCGGTCTGTGCCGGGACGATGTCGAGGCTCGCGATCGGGGCGGTGAAGAAGCCGGCCCAGACGAGGATCGCCCCTGGTGGAAGGAGCCAGAACGCGATGGCGTTGATCCGTGGGAACGCCATGTCGTCAGCGCCGATCAGCAGCGGAATGAAGTAGTTCCCGAACGCCGCGATCGCGGGCGTCCCGAACAGGAACAGCATCGTGATCCCGTGGCTCGTGAGCAACGAGTTGTAGAACTCAGCGCCGATGACGTCGGTGGCCGGCGCGAGGAGTTCGGCACGCATCAGCATGACCATGATACCACCGACAGAGAACGCGATGAGCGCGTACGTCCCGTACAGGATCCCGATGTCCTTGTGGTCCACAGTCGTCAACCACCGGATGATCCCCCCGGGCTTCTCCTCGTGTGCGTAGCCGGTCTCCCCACCCACGGCACCGCCACCGCCAGCCAGCGGCGTGTACGACCGCCAGTCCTCGATACGGGTGAGCCAGACCGCCACGCCCACGAGGAGCAGCCCCATCAGGACCGTCAGCGCGAGCTGGGCTTGAACCATGTCCGGATCTCGAATCCACAGCGTAAAGAACCCTTAGATTTCGGCCAGCAGTTCGGGAAGTCGAATCGCCCGACAGGAGCCTCTTCACGGGCGAATTGGGCCGAGACAGACGACGGGAGTGGAGACGTTTCGGTGGCCGGTCAAGACCGGCCGATCGATCACTTCGAGTCGGCTTCGGTGACGGCGGGTTCGAGATCGTCGTCATCCCGATCGGCCGTCGTTTCGTCGTCGGCCCTATCGGCGGTGACGCCATCAGCGAGGTCAGCACTCGCGCCCTTCGAGCCGGATTCGGCGGTGCTGGAATCGGTGGCCGCCACTTCGGTGTCGGCCTGTTCGGCCCCGGCGATCGCCCGCCCGGAGAAGTACGTGAGGAGCGCGAGCGCGACGAAGGGAACCACCAGCAGCGCCATGCTCACTGCCGTCAGAAAGAGGTTCTGTTCCCACGGCCTGACGACGAGAAACAGCACCACGAAAAACAGGATGATCCCCAGGGGGATGACGTTGACCGTGAGATCGAGGAGGGTCTCGCGGTCGAAGGTACGCTCTGACATTGGCCGCGGGTTCGACCAGCCCGATAAATAGGTTGTCGGTTCAGTACGGATCGCTCTCGACGTACCGTCCGCCGGCCCCCACGAGTGCGGCGACCAGTCCCGCGACTGCGAGCGCCACACCACGGGTGACGATCCCGCTGGGGTTGAGCAGGGTGCTCGCGAGCGCGTCGACGGAGAGGCTGTCGAGCTGGGTGAACGCGAGGATACCGCCGAGCGCCACGAGCGCGAGCCCGAGCCCCACGAGCAGGTTCCAGGGTCGCTCGGCGTAGCCCGACTCCTGGACGATCCCCGCGACCGACCCGACGAGCAACAGGAGACCGCCAACGGCGACCGGGAAGACGTTGAACAGGAGGCCGAGCTCCGAACACACGAACCCGAGGACCACGATCAGCGGCCAGGGGCTCGACATCCGGTACTGGTCGCTGATCCCGGGCTGGTCGTCCATATCCATCGTTGGGTAGCGAACGTAAGAAATCCATCGAAAGCCACCGCGACCGTCGACGATCGTGGCGACCGAGGAGGTTGGGAGGGTTTTTGGTGGTCGGTCCGCAACCCGATCGCATGGGAACAGCGGACGATACGGCGGAGGACCACGGCGGCCATCACCTCCCGGCGGACGAGGACTGGCCGCGCGGGTTCGGCGAGGCGAGCTGGTGGCCGTTCGTGAGCGCGGCGGGTGCGGCCGGACTGTACGTCGGCGCGGCCCTGTTCTTGCTGGGGCGTGGCGACGTGGAAATCGTGTCACCGATGGCCGGTCCGGCGGTGTTCATCGCCAGCACCGGACTCTTCCTCGGTGGCCTGTTCGGCTGGCTGTATCACGCCTTCATCGCCGACTTCTGGACGCGTGGCACCGACGAACACAGCGCGGACACCCTCCGATTCGCGATGGTCCTGTTCCTCGGGACCGAGATCGCCACCTTCGGCGCGGGGTTCATCTACTACTTCTTCATCCGAGTCGGCACGTGGGCACCCGGCGAGCTTCCGCATCTGCTAAGCTCGCTCGTTCTCGCCAACACCGCGATCCTCGTGGTCAGCAGCTTCACGTTCCACTTCGCCGAGGTCGCGCTCCGGAAGGGCAATCGTCGGCGCTTCCTCGGCCTGCTCTCCGCCACCGCGCTTCTCGGGATAGTCTTCATCGGCGGCCAGATCCTCGAATACTACACCTTCATCGTCGAGGAGGGCTTCACGCTCACCAGCGGGATCTTCGCGAGCGCCTTCTTCGGGCTCACGGGACTTCACGGCCTCCACGTCACGCTGGGCGCAGTCTTGATCGGGATCGTGCTCGTGCGGGCGTTCGCCGGCCAGTACTCCGCCGAACGTCACACCTCCGTGAGCACGGTTTCGATGTACTGGCACTTCGTCGACGTGGTCTGGCTCTTCCTCGTGGTGGTGCTGTACGTCGGCGCTGTGGCGAACGTCTGAGGACCGTCAGAGCGCGGTTTTGCTGACCGGAACAGTCGATCAGAGCGTCTCGGCGAGTTTCTCGACCGGATGTGGCGGCTCGGAGTCCGCTCGCTCGCCGAGTTGACTCCGGCAGGACGCACCGGGCGCGACGACCCGATCGCCATCGCTTCGGCCCACCTGATCGAAGAGCACGTCGGCGATCGCCCGACTCATCGAGAGATGTTCGGCCTCGTAGCCGAACGAACCGGCCATCCCACAGCAGCCCGAATCCAGCGGATCGATGTCGTAGCCCGCTCGTCGCAGGACGCCGACAGCGTGGTGGTCCTTCTTCGTGGCTTTCTGGTGGCAGTGACCGTGATACGTGAGTGATTCGTCGGGGGTGGCAGCGTCGAGCGCCTCGTCGAGACGGAGCCGATCGACGTACTCCATCACGCCGTAGGTGCTTCTGGCAACGACTTCGACATCGCTTTTCGTCGATCCACCGTCCGTTGCCGGCTGCTCGCCGCCCTCACCGGCCGGGACGGTGCCTGTCGGAACGCTCTCATCATCGCCTCCGAGCAAGTCCGGGTAGTCGGACTGGAACATCACCGCGTCGGAGGGTTCGACGACCACGACGTCCCACCCCCGCCGAGTCAGCGGCGCGAGCGCGGCGACGTTCTGCTCGGCGGCCGCACGTGCCTTGTCGAGAAACCCCTTCGAGAACGCGGGCCGACCGCTGTCGGCGACGCCGAGCGGCAGCCGGATGTGGACACCGGCGGCTTCGAGCACCCTGACGGCGGCTTTCCCGGCTTCCGGATGGTTGTAGTTGGTGTAGGTGTCCGGAAACAGCAGAACCTGTCGTTCGGCGTCGCTGGCCGGCACCCACGCGCCGCCGCGTGCTTCGAACCAGTCCTCGAAAGACTCGTCGTGAAAGGTCGGCAGACTGCGCTCGGCGGCGATCCCGACGGTCTTTTCCAGTACGGTGCGTGCGCCCGAGATTTCGGACGCCCAGTTCGAGAGCGGCGCGAGGCGACTCCCGAGCGCCGAGAGCCGATCGATGTTCGCAAAAACACGGTCGCGAAGGCTCACCCCGTGGCGCTGGTGGTGTTCGTGAGTGACTTCGGCTTTCATCTTGGCCATGTCGACTTCGCTCGGGCAGTCGTTCACACAGCCCTTGCAGCCGATACAGAGGTCCATCACCTCGTTCATGAACTCGACGTCGAACGCCTCGTCTTCAGCGAGATCGCCGCTCATCGCCTGCCGGAGCAGGTTCGCCCGGCCGCGCGTACTCAGAATTTCCTCCTCTGCGGCGCGATAGGTCGGACACATCGTGCCACCGGTGGTCGACTGGTGACCACGACAGCCGCCGCAGCCGTGACAAAGCTCGGCCATCCCCTCGAAGCCGTTCTCGTTGTCCCACTGGAGTACGGGATCGAACCCGGCGTCGAACTCGTAGTCGGGGTCGAACCGGAGGTTTGCGGCCAGATCAGGTGCGTCCGCACACTCCTCCCCAGTGTCGCCCGCCGCCTCATCGAGGAAGCCACAGACCTGGCCCGGGTTCAGCAGCCAATCGGGATCGAACGCACGCTTGAGGTCGCGAAACACCTCCCAGAGATGGTCGCCGTAGAGTTTCCGGTTCCACTGGGTGCGGGCCCGGCCGTCGCCGTGTTCACCCGAGACCGATCCATCAAGATCGACCACGAGATCGGTAACGGCGTCGGCGATGCGCTCCATCGTCTCGACGCCGTCGACGGTTTTGGTGTCGATCAGCGGCCGAACGTGGAGCACACCGGGACCGGCGTGGGCGTAGAAACTCGCGAACGTGTCGTTGTCGTCGAGGATCTCCTGAAAACCGGCGACGTACTCCGGAAGGCGATCGGCCGGGACGGCACAGTCCTCGATGAACGAGATGTGCTTCGCGTCGGAGGTCCGTGAGAGCAGGATCGGGAGCCCTGATTTCCGGAGCTTCCAGAACCGTGCGCGAGTGTCGGCATCGTGGGCCTCCATCGCCCCCCGGGCGTAGCGTGGCTCGTCAGTTCGTTCGGCCGCGCCATCGCTCGGCTCGGTATCCGGATCACCGTCGGGCACTCTGTCGGCGATCAGGTCGGCGACCTGTTGTCTCCCGTCGCTGTTGGAATCGGCGTAGAACTCCACGAGGAGCACCGAATCGGTCTCGTCGGGTAGCATCCCGACGACGTCGGCGAACTCGCTGGTGTCACGCGCGAGATCGAGCAGCACGTCGTCCATCACCTCGACGGCGGCCGGATCGTGTTCGAGAATGGCGGTGACGTCTGCCATCGCGTCGCCGAGCGAGTCGTAAGTCAGCAGCGCGACGGCCTTCGTCTCGGGGATCGGTTCGAGCGAAACGGTGGCCTCGGTGACGATCGCGAGAGTCCCCTCGCTGCCACAGAGCAGCCGGGCGAGGTTGACGCTACCCGACTCGCTCGCGGTTCCACCGTCTTCTCGCGGGCCCTGCCCGCTCGAACGGTCCGCGGAACTCCGTTCCGCGCTACTCGCACGTTCCGAGACGTGCTGCGTCTCGCGCGCGTCTTCGACCAGCCGATCGAGATCGTATCCCGAAACGTTTCGTTTCAGATCGGGGTAGGCGTTCTCGATCGTGTCCGTCTCTTCGTCAAGGATCCGGGCGACAGCGGCGTGAATCCGAGCTTCGAGGTCCCCTGCTGGATCGGCGCGGTCGCGGAGGTCCTCGATCGTGCACTCGCCGAACTCGGTTACGGTGCCGTCGGCGAGGACGACCTCGCACGATTCGACGTAAGCGTCGGTCTTGCCGTACACGAGCGAGTGTGCGCCCGTCGAATTGTTGCCGATCGCGCCACCGAGTGCGCTCTTGTCGCCCCACGCCGGGTCGGGTGCAAACTTCAGGCCGTGGGGTTCGAGCGCTTCGTCGATGTCGCCGAGATAGCACCCCGGCTGGGCGCGTGCGGTCCGCGCGTCGGGATCGATATCGACGAGCGAATCCATGTAGCGAGTGAAATCGAGGACGACGGCCTCGTTGACGGCCTGCCCCGCGAGACTGGTTCCGCCGCCGCGCGGAAGCACCGGGATCGACCGCTTGGCACAGTAGTCCATTACCCTTGCCACGTCGGCAGTCGAGCGGGGAAAGACGACGCCGATGGGCGTCACTTCGTAGGCACTCGCGTCGGTGGCGTAGAGCTGCCTGGTGTAGGTATCGAAGCGTGCGTCGCCCTCGATGCGTGACTGGAGATCGTCGAGGAGCTCCGGTCGCGCCACCGCCGTGCTTTGGTGGTCGTAGTTCGCGTCGTGTGCTGGCCGGTCGGCCGTCGGCGATCGGTGCGAATCGCCACTCATCGGCGGACGATCCTCCAGCGTTCGGTCCCGGCAAGAGAGATCGAATCACGGGGACGCCTCCCGAGTTCTGGCTCGATTGTCCGCGGTCGAGTCGCTCGTTGCGTGACCGGCACGACCGAGCGGACTGGACGAATGCGTTGCACGGTTACAGCAAGCGAGAGCGCAAGAATGATTCTTTGGTCGAGCAGCCGTGACGTCGGTCGGGGGCGGTGTTCGTCGTGTCGAAAAGCAGCTATGCTGGCTTCGCCGGGGCCGCACTCATCGCCGAGCTGTTGGAGGTGTTGCCGCCTGCCGAAGCGTTGCCGCCCGCGGAGGCGTTACCGCCGGCTGCCTCCTGCTGGCTGAGCCACTGCTGGTACTCGCCCTGGGGCATCACGGTCATGTTCGCGAGCATCCCGGAGTGACCCGAGCCACAGAACTCGGCGCAGTAGAGCTGGTAGGAGCCGGGTTCGGTGGGTTTGGTCTTGATGGTGTTGTACTCACCGGGGACCGCGTCCTGTTTCAGCCCGAGTTCGGGGACGTGGACCGCGTGGATCACGTCGGTCGAGGTGATATGGAAGTAGGCGTCGGTCCCGTTCGGAACGGCGAGCGTGGAGGCGTTGACACCTGCCTCGGGGTAGTGGAAGGTCCAGCCCCACTGGTAGGAGATGACCTCGACCTCGACCGCGTCACTGTCTGGCGGCGGTGCGGTCGCCCCCGACTGGTTGATCAGTACGTCCGCCTGGGCCTGCTGTTGGGCCTGTGCCTGACCGCCGCTCGCGTCGGGGACCAGCGAGACGTAGGGGTTGGCGAGGACGACGAACGACGCGAGGCCGACGAACAGTAGGATGATCGCGGTCGTGATCGTCCACGTGATCTCGAGGCGGCGATTCTCCCTGGTTGGTTGGGGATCGTCGTTGTTCCGGAACCGGATAACCGTATAGATCAGGATGACTTCGACGAGGATCGTGATCGGGATCGCCACGTACAGCAGCGAGGTGTTCAGGTTCGAGATCATCCGCTCGGTGACCGACTGCGCCATCGCCGGCTCGACAGCGACGAGAAGTAACGCGACGACGAGCGGGGCGAAGAGGCCGATACGCGTTCGCTTCATTTGGTCTGGAGTTTGCCGGTAGCGCATAAATACCTGCTGACTTTCCCGTTCGGTGGCCGAAAACGCGGGGCCTAAGTGCGACCGCGACGAAGCGATGAGTCGAGTTACACCAGCCGTGGCCACCCATACAGATTCCGTCCCGACGCGGGTGACGACGCTGCTCGCCGCCGCCGCCGTCGGCGTCTACCTCCTGATCGTGATCGGGGCGACCACGACGCTCTCACACGCAGCCACCGCGTGTACGACGTGGCCAGCCTGCGGCGTCGATCTCTCGAATCCACGCCTCGCCATCGCGTGGGGCCATCGCATCGCTGCGGCTCTCGTCGGCCTGCTCGTCCTCGGCGCGATCGTCGCTGCCTGGCGCGCGCCGGCCCCACGACGCGCGAAGACCGTTCTCGCCGTGCCGTTCGTGCTCTATCCGATCCAGATCGGGATCGGTGCGCTCGCCGCAACCACCAGCGCGACGTGGATCTCGACCGCCCACCTGCTCTGTGGCGTCGGGATCTTCACCGGTCTCGTCGTCGCGCTCGCGTGGACGCTCGAAATCGATGTTCCTGCGGCCGCACCGGACAGCGACACACAGCTCGCCGAAGCCACACCATCGGCCGCGACGACAGACGACCGGACGACGACTAAGACACCATCCGCCGATAGCCACCGTGACCCGACGGTTGCCGAGAACGACGTAGAAGCGGTATCGACGCGATCGCCGTCCCCTGTTGACAGAGGGGTGATCGAACGCGCACGAACCGTCGGGGCGGCGTACTTCCGGCTGATGAAACCCCGGCTGATGTGGCTGCTGTGTCTGGTCGCAGCCGCCGGGATGGCGCTCGCCGCCGGGCCGGGGCTCGACGCCGGCACCGTCGTCCGGGTGCTCGGCGGTGGCGTGCTCGCGATCGGCGCGAGCGGCACGTTCAACCACGTCCTCGAACGCGACATCGACCGCCGGATGCAGCGAACCGCCGATCGGCCGCTCGCGACCGACGAAGTGGGCGTCCGCAACGCGATGGCCTTCGGCTGCGTGCTCGCGGTCGCGTCGCTCGGCCTGTTCCTCACCGTGAACCTGCTCGCGGCCGCGCTCGGGCTGTGTGCCATCCTGTTTTACAGCGTGATCTACACCCTGGTTCTCAAACCCAATACTGTACAGAACACGGTACTCGGGGGTGCAGCGGGCGCGCTGCCGGCGATCATCGGCTGGGTCGGCGTAACGGGGAAGATCGGGATCCCTGGACTCGCGCTCGCGGGTGTGATCTTCCTCTGGACGCCGGCGCACTTCTACAATCTCGCGCTCGCGTACAAGGATGACTACGAGCGTGCCGACTTCCCGATGATGCCCGTGGTCCGTGGTGAGCGGGTCACGCGCCGGCACATCCTGTGGTATCTCGGTGCGACCCTCCTCGGCGCGAGCGTGCTCGCGGCGGTCGCCGAACTCGGCTGGCTCTACGCCGCGGCCACGGTCGCCTTCGGCGGTGTGTTCCTCTGGTCGGTGGTCCGACTCCACCGCGAGCGGACCGAAAACGCCGCGTTCCGGGCGTTTCACGCGTCGAACGCGTACCTCGGTGCGGTGCTCGTCGCGGTCGTGATCGACGCCATCGTGTTGTGATCTCACACCATCCATACTACCCATGAGCTACGACCGCATCGCCATCCGCGATCGCCTCGCCCGTGTCAGTCCGACCCCCGAAACTCTACTGTGGGGCGCGATTCTCGTCACCGCCGAACTTCTGGCGCTGTTGCTCTACCTCGTCCAGCCGAACGTGACGCCGACCGCGATCCGATACTACGTCTATCCGTTCATCTGGATCAACGTCGGTCTCTGGGCGCTCTTCCGGATCGATCCACCGGCAGCGAGTCGGCGGCGACGCTACGCCGCGAGTGCGCTCGCGGTCGGGTACTTCGCCGTGCTCGCGTACGCTGGCGGGCTCGTGGGCTCCGGTCTCGGCGAGATGGCGACCGGGCTCCGGATCGCCCCCCTGCCGCCGGGACAGGGCCCCGCACTGATCTATGGCGGTGAGGCGATCCGACTGGTGCTCTTCCCGTACAGGATCGTGGGCTACGTCGCGCTCGCCGCGCTCGTCTACGCCACCGTCCTCGACGTGGCGGGCTCGGCGATCGGGGGCGTTCTCGGACTGTTCTCGTGTGTGAGCTGTACGTGGCCCGTGATCGCCTCACTCGTCGGCGGCGTCGCCGGAGGCTCCTCGGCGGTCGCAAGTGCTGCACTTTCCGAATCGTACGGACTCTCGACCGTGATCTTCGTCGTCACGGTCGGACTGCTGTACTGGCGACCGTTCGGTGGCGAGTAGCGCCGCAGTAGCCACGGCAGAGGAACGAGGACGGGCAAAGCGTAAATCGCCCGCGTCCGTCGTGAGGTGCATGGCAACCGTCGAGATCGAATACTGCGTCCCGTGTGGCTTCCTCGAACGAGCCGAAGCAATCCAACACGCGCTGCTCGCCGGTCTTGGCGAGGAACTCGACCGGGTGGCGCTCGTGACCGGCGATCACGGCGTGCTCACGGTCACGGTCGACGACGAGACCGTCTTCGACAAAGCCAACGACGAATACGACGTCGACGGAATCGTCCGAGAAGTCCGCAGTCAGCTGTGACTGCCAGTCAACGGTGCGACCGATCGTCGCCGAATCGATCCCCTTAGAACGCCTCCGCCACTCGGTTTCGGTATGGAACGGGCACTCGTCGCCGAGGACGTCCGGCGTGAGTATGGCGATCGGGTCGCGCTCGACGGCGTCTCGCTGTCGGTCGACGCTGGCGAGGTGTTCGCCCTTGTCGGACCGAACGGTGCGGGCAAGACCACGCTGGTCCGCGCGCTGACCGGAACGACCGACATCGACGGCGAAGTATCGGTGTTCGGCGAGTCGCCCGCGACCGTCGCGAAGTCGCGTCTCGGCGTCCTGCCCCAAGAGTTCACTCCACCGGAACGCCTGAGCGCGCGCGAACTCGTCGCCTACTACGCCGGCCTCTACGACGATCCCCGCGATGTCGAGAACGTGCTTGCGGACGTCGGCCTCGCCGACACCGCCGACACCCACTACGAGAACCTCTCGGGCGGCCAGCGCCGGCGGACCTGCGTCGGCGCGACGCTCGTGAACGACCCCGACCTTCTCGTGCTCGACGAGCCCACGACGGGGATCGATCCCGCGGGCCGTCGTGATCTCCGGCGACTCCTCGCCGACCTCGCCGACGGCGGCACCACGGTACTGCTCACCACCCACGACATGACCGAAGCCGAGCGCCTCGCCGACCGGGTGGGGCTGCTCGCCGACGGCCGCCTCGCCGCCGTCGACTCCCCCGCAGCCCTCGTCGCCGAACACGGTGGCGAGAACCGGATCGTGGTCGATCTCGTCACCGAGCCGAGCGAGGATGTCGCGGCCACCAGTGGCGCTACGGCACCGTCGCCAGCGGCCGCAGCGGATGCGCTCGACGAGACCGGCCATCGGGTCGAACTGCGCGACACCGAACTCGTGATTCACGGGATCGCGGCCGAGGAGATCGGTTCGGTGGTCGACGATCTCGAAGACACCGGTATCGCCTACGACGGCCTCGAATGGCGACAGCCCGATCTCGAAGACGTCTATCTCGCGGTGACCGGACAAGCGGTCACCGGCGGCGGGGAACCGATCGCGGAATCGACAGACACCGATAGCGACGACACGGAAGCGGAGACACCGGCGAAGCCAAGCGCGAGCGAAGGTGAAACGGAGGTGGCCCAGTGACCGCCACCGGCCGGGTGGGAGCGGAGTTCACGGCGGCGTGGCGATCGTTCCTCCGGCGGCGGACCGCGGTGTTTTTCACGTTTTTCTTCCCCGTCCTCCTGATCTTGATCTTCGGCGTGCTCGTCCAGACCCAGCCCACGGGCGGCGGGCTGTTCACCGAACCGGCGGGCTACTACGTACCTGGCTACCTCGCGGTCGTGGTGCTGTTCACGCCGCTCTCACGGATCGGGAGCACGGTCGCGCGCCACCGCGACGGCAACCGCTTCGAGAAGCTCGCGACCACGCCGCTCTCGCGGACGGAGTGGCTGCTCGCCCGGACGCTCGTCAACGTCGTCATCATCGGGATCGCGAGCCTGCTCATCCTCGGGCTCGTGGTGCTCGTCACTGGAGCCGAGGTGGCGCTCTCACCGGCGCTGATCCCGTTCATCGGGATCGCGGTCGCGCTGTTCTGTGGGGTCGGCGCGCTGCTCGGGAGCCTCGCCGACTCTACTGATGGGACGATCGCCGCGAGCAACACGATCGCGCTGCCCCTCCTCTTTCTCTCGGAGACGTTCGTCCCGCCCGACCTGCTCCCGACCTGGTTCCAGCCGATCGTGAATCTCTCGCCGCTCACCTACTTCGCACGCGGCGTGCGCGCGGTGACGAACGAAGCCAGCGCGGCGGTGTGGGGCAGAGACCTGATCGTGCTCTGCGTGCTCGCGGTCGGCTTCGTCGCGCTCGGAGCGTACGCGCTCCCGCGGACGGACTGACTGATTCGTTCCGACGAGGCCGGGGCTTGTCATCTTCCTCCAAAATCCACCGATCGACACGGATACGACCAGTGTATACAGTAGTTTGACATGGGATCGCAAACACCAGCAGGGTAGTGAGGCTGTAGTGGGTGTAGTGGGTGAACCGAATTCGTTGCTGTACACTCTCAGCTATTTTCTCCTGTTTCCACCCACGATGATCGGAGGACTGTTGATTCCCATCGGACTGCTACGCCTGACGGGATGGATGACGACTGGCAATACTGTCGAAAACGCCATCGGTGAGCAACCCGAGTACAAATCACGGCTACACCGCTTTGCCACGTTTGCGATCGGGTTCGTCTGTATGCTTGCTTCTGGCGTCGTATGTACCGTGGTAGTGGAGGGAGTTCTGTTCGGCCCGCTTGGTTGAGTGCAGTTTCCAGAGGTGATACGGCGGCCGAGACTATCGGGGAACCCAGCTGTACACGTGATTCAAGAGGAAGTAGGTCACGACACCCAGAAAGAGACTCAGCGACCACGACGCGACCGCGATCCGACCGATCCGTGCGTGGGCGGTCTCTGTGAGTTCGGCGGGTGTGTGGGTCAGTCCGAGCACTACGGGATAGATCACGACTGGGACCGCGACTGCCGACAGCAGGATGTGGATCGCGAGCATCAGGAGGTAGATCGGCTCGATGATTCCGGCGTAGGCACCGAGGAACTGTCCCTCGCGGATCACGATCGACTTCTCGAAGCCGCCGCCGATCTTCCAGAGGTAGA
It contains:
- a CDS encoding heme o synthase; amino-acid sequence: MSRVTPAVATHTDSVPTRVTTLLAAAAVGVYLLIVIGATTTLSHAATACTTWPACGVDLSNPRLAIAWGHRIAAALVGLLVLGAIVAAWRAPAPRRAKTVLAVPFVLYPIQIGIGALAATTSATWISTAHLLCGVGIFTGLVVALAWTLEIDVPAAAPDSDTQLAEATPSAATTDDRTTTKTPSADSHRDPTVAENDVEAVSTRSPSPVDRGVIERARTVGAAYFRLMKPRLMWLLCLVAAAGMALAAGPGLDAGTVVRVLGGGVLAIGASGTFNHVLERDIDRRMQRTADRPLATDEVGVRNAMAFGCVLAVASLGLFLTVNLLAAALGLCAILFYSVIYTLVLKPNTVQNTVLGGAAGALPAIIGWVGVTGKIGIPGLALAGVIFLWTPAHFYNLALAYKDDYERADFPMMPVVRGERVTRRHILWYLGATLLGASVLAAVAELGWLYAAATVAFGGVFLWSVVRLHRERTENAAFRAFHASNAYLGAVLVAVVIDAIVL
- a CDS encoding DUF7546 family protein, encoding MSYDRIAIRDRLARVSPTPETLLWGAILVTAELLALLLYLVQPNVTPTAIRYYVYPFIWINVGLWALFRIDPPAASRRRRYAASALAVGYFAVLAYAGGLVGSGLGEMATGLRIAPLPPGQGPALIYGGEAIRLVLFPYRIVGYVALAALVYATVLDVAGSAIGGVLGLFSCVSCTWPVIASLVGGVAGGSSAVASAALSESYGLSTVIFVVTVGLLYWRPFGGE
- a CDS encoding SelT/SelW/SelH family protein, translated to MATVEIEYCVPCGFLERAEAIQHALLAGLGEELDRVALVTGDHGVLTVTVDDETVFDKANDEYDVDGIVREVRSQL
- a CDS encoding ABC transporter ATP-binding protein; amino-acid sequence: MERALVAEDVRREYGDRVALDGVSLSVDAGEVFALVGPNGAGKTTLVRALTGTTDIDGEVSVFGESPATVAKSRLGVLPQEFTPPERLSARELVAYYAGLYDDPRDVENVLADVGLADTADTHYENLSGGQRRRTCVGATLVNDPDLLVLDEPTTGIDPAGRRDLRRLLADLADGGTTVLLTTHDMTEAERLADRVGLLADGRLAAVDSPAALVAEHGGENRIVVDLVTEPSEDVAATSGATAPSPAAAADALDETGHRVELRDTELVIHGIAAEEIGSVVDDLEDTGIAYDGLEWRQPDLEDVYLAVTGQAVTGGGEPIAESTDTDSDDTEAETPAKPSASEGETEVAQ
- a CDS encoding ABC transporter permease, producing MTATGRVGAEFTAAWRSFLRRRTAVFFTFFFPVLLILIFGVLVQTQPTGGGLFTEPAGYYVPGYLAVVVLFTPLSRIGSTVARHRDGNRFEKLATTPLSRTEWLLARTLVNVVIIGIASLLILGLVVLVTGAEVALSPALIPFIGIAVALFCGVGALLGSLADSTDGTIAASNTIALPLLFLSETFVPPDLLPTWFQPIVNLSPLTYFARGVRAVTNEASAAVWGRDLIVLCVLAVGFVALGAYALPRTD
- a CDS encoding DUF420 domain-containing protein, producing MATASAEGPVKRHPLAVTAVLSVVGYVLVLGSFAGIVDIFPPIGEETVLLFSDAIAVINSLALTALLVGYVLIRRGDVWRHRAAMLTAFTLILGFLVLYLWKIGGGFEKSIVIREGQFLGAYAGIIEPIYLLMLAIHILLSAVAVPVVIYPVVLGLTHTPAELTETAHARIGRIAVASWSLSLFLGVVTYFLLNHVYSWVPR